TCTATCATTCTGTCCCCTTGTTAATCTGCAGGATTTTGTGAAGGCTTGCAGTGTGACCTGGTGGTTGGGACTCGTCTGAAATACATTCCCTGCTGCTAGGCCAACTTCGGAGAACTGGCTGATGTCTGAATCAAAGGTGAATCTCAGGGCTTGGTCATTATATCTTAGTGCGGTCTATAACCTTCTAGCTTTCCAAATGGTATGCATAATATGTATAATTTATTCTCAGCATCTACTTGTGCTGGCGTTGAGATAAGAAATCAGCTCAATCTCTTATCTTGAAGTAGTTTAGAGCACTGTTGGCTGTCGGCTATGACACATATCGCCCATGGGGCCATCTCAGGCATATGCACAGGTTGATGTAATTACTAGATCACAGGATTAACAACCTTCCAATTCCAATTCTGGACCTTGATGattctcttctttctcctctctttcgGATGTATTGCATGCAAAAGGATTTTCACATATTTAGCAAATCATTTGCCTTAGCAAaagacatgattttttttttttcaacaaaaaattttcagaCTAAATTTGCTTGTCTGACTAGGTAACGAGAGAATGCTTTAGATTTGGGAACCATACCTCACCCATGGTTTAAGATTTTGGGTTTAAGAGGGATGCAAGTCTTTGCAATGTATTGAGGTGTTCTTCAGGAGTATCATATGCTTAGATGTAGCAGCAGACAAGAACATTTGCCTGTTTAGATGGTGGGGAAGAAGCTGACGGGTGGGAGAAAGATTATTTTCTTAATAAGGAAACTTTGGCTCATGGAATCCTAAAAGGATTCGTATACTTACTTTAAACATTTTTTTAGAAGGAATCTTTCTCCTAATTATTCAGTATTGTATGATCTAAAACATTTCGATAACATCCTTTGTTCTTTACGATAGTTGCCTCTTCCCTCGAGAACCTGATCATCTGCCTATTCGCAGCATTTAGTCTCTCACTGCAGTTCTCTAAATTCCTCTTGACAAGATGATGCATCTATTGGATGATAACTCGCCAGGAGAATTCCATAAGCAAGACTTTAGGTTCTGCGACTGCATCAAATCATATAAGGATTTGCAAATAAATGCGTCTCCATGTTGATGTCTTGCGATGACAGGATTGATGTGTATTTCGACCTTtgcaagaaatgcaattaaaattctAGAAGAGAAATGCTCTTTGTATGTGCTGAAAAATATTTGCAATTATAATTTGTAAAATATATTACTCTGCCAGTAAGAATGCCGCTATAAACATCCATGCAATGACCTGATTTAAGTTTATACTAAAAGTCTCCGCTTATCAAACTGGTAAAGTCATTAGCAGTTGGACCAAATGACACCCTTCACCAAGACTTAGGGGATTAGAGATATTTGGAGAAGGGCCGTAAATTAGAATGACATTTTATAGGGGAATTAGTCATCAAAAATCTATTTGCAATGCTTAGTATTGTGACCACTGCAGTTCTGGGGCCAATATGGAAATGAAGAATCTAGGCCTTGTTATAAACTTTGTTTCCTGTGTTTCATAAATAATAATGACCTTGTAAGGGTTAGATGTTCACTATATAGATATAGAAAATTAATAGAAGACACAAGCTATGGAAACTCTGGTCATCAAATTCTTGTCGCCCTCGTTGACTTAGTGACCCTCGAATGATTTTGGGGCCACAATATGGAAACATGAAATCTGGTATTGCTATGCGAATCAAACGAGTTCTTTGTGgcatttccagcaacacttgaTGATGACTTGAAACTATTATTTGGCACCAAGTTCCTTTGCTGGGGATTTAAGAGGCACAGAAGATTCAATGTAGAGCATTCAATTAGTAGGCACCACAAGTCTTTAACAGGGAAGGTCTCTAATAAGAGAGTTCTCAGAGAGAAAAAAGGCGCGTCAAACCTGTCTCCGCTTTAACTTAATTTGGACTTCCTCGCTCTCCCCATATTACGGCAAAATCCTGGGCTCACCACGCAATCTCTTCCCGATGAATCGCTCATGCTCGAAGGTAGGTCTGATGCATTTGAGCACGAAAAGGACCCAATTCTTCCGCTTTCCGCCAACACCATCCTTTTCAGCCCTAGATTCTGACATTTTTAATCGAATCTATTGCATGTGTTTCCCGCTAATTAAGCCTAGCCTGTCTGCCAGCTTCGGTCGGTCACTACGTGTTGCAAATCGGGCAACCCACGTATGTGCCTGGCGAGACATGATGGCCCAGGAAAAGAAGGAGAATAAAACAGATGGAAAAATCTCTCtaaactaaaattaaatttggcTGCATTCCCAGGATGAACAAACCTCAGCAGCTCAAGACTCTTTcttcagaaaataaaaaaaaggaaaacgaaGTTTTACAGCTTATATCACCACTTACCATAATAAAAAAACACTAAAAGGGCAGTTTCTTAGAAGTAtgtaaaccttttttttttaatatatagaaCGGACTGCTCACACTAATTTAGTATAAATAtatctaataaaattaaaaaataaaatattataaagagCTGTCAGGGCTGCCGCTAACTCGATCCACGATACCTCATTAGAGTTCTGAATCATGAAGAAGGTCACTGCCATATTCATCTTTAAATAAATATACTTAGCATAGAAAGAAGCATCCTCTCTTGCCATCGTCTAAATGTCTTGCAAAATAAGATGAGTAACTGCCACCCCTATTTATCTTGCAAATGAAATCAACTCTTTGGATTGGTTGCACATAACTAATGCCCATCCAAGTCGTCCTCGATTCTGCGCCATGGACTAAGATATCAAACTCAAAAAATACATATACCTCCACACCAAGTCTCTTCTCTCTTAATTAGTAGGAAAAAATTTAATCAAATTGGGACCTATTGCGGCTGGAAACCGGCTTGCCCTAAGCCCTGAGCAAGTGGAGTGTGGGTGTTGGAGAGCTCGGCGATCAGCTGCTTAAATTGGACTGGGTTGAGACCTAACACGGGCAGTAGTTGTTGGAATGCTAGTTTACGATCGTACTTCAATTTGAAATAGCACAAATAAAAAAAGTCCTCTGTGCCAGGGTGTATCCGACGGGAGACTCTCCGATGCCTGAGCGAGGACGATACTTAGAGAACAAAAAAAGGTTCTTAGTAATCTGTCAGAGCAACCGAGCACTTACTTGCAAGGTCTTTAGAGAGTTGGTTGTATAGACGAAGTCTGTTGCCATAGAATTCGGGCATGTGGATCACCTGGCCTTCACACATTCCGAATATCGGGCTTAGGCGTTTCGCACGCAGATCGCACTCTATCTATTAGGTTGGCATGAGTTTGGAGATTGCTTAAGCTTTTGAAATTCAAACTTGGCCGTGTACATCTAGTTGTGCTAGATGTCTGTCCTTGACTAGTGTTGCACTGGCTTTATAGCGAGCTTTGGTTGGACGGCTCCTCGATCTGGTGAGCTATGGTCTGTCCCGATGCACACCAAGACCATCTTTGCACGATTGAAGACGAGTGTATTGCTATACTAACCAGCATATTGTGTGGCCACTAAAATAACATGTTTAAATATAATATGCAGAGAAACCAGCAGACTTAGTCCTTAATCCGGCTTATCTTCTCCATGAACCAAGGTTGGTAATGGGCTTCTTTCGTCCCATAGATGTCTCTAGACCTGTGGACcacttcctttctttttaatcATTTCCTCCCTTCAATCTCTCCGTCAGTCCGTCTCAATTCCGTAAAATTCCCAAGcagagaagaaaaacaaaagtacgTGGTATATTCCAGCAGCAAGCGTCGGGCACCGTCGAACATAAACGGAGTCAGCCGTTGCTGGTACGTCATTCCGTTACTCTAAACTGTGGACTATATAACTCCGTCTAAGTTAGACGGTGGGAATGGGGCTTCAGTTGACTGGTGGTTCAGGTTAGGTGAGCCGAGGGTGGCGGATCAACTGATTACCTTTTTTTAACATCCTCCTCACCTCCCCTCCTAAACGCATCGCCTTCTCTCAATAACTCAATTCTTTTTGGCTTTTTTTGGTTCTTTTCTGTTCGTCTTCTAACCCAATTCCGCTACTCCCAATGCCGAGGCTGTAGCTTTGCCAACTCTGGAATTCTCGTCGGAGAACCTCCGCATATttgtctcctctctctctctttgtgggGTTCTTGGATTCTATTGCGGTTGGGGTCGAGGTACTGGTGCCATTGTCTGGATCGGATCAAAGGTCTTGATCTTTCGGCTTGACGGTAAGCGCCGTGGGCGATCCTCTTCAGTTgatgaaggttttttttttttcccgttgATTCTAGGGTTTTCCTTTATTTGTTTGGGTTCGGGATTTGAGGTATAAGCCGAGCTATTTCTTAGGGTTTGAGAAAAAGCGTTTGGTTTTCTGGGGATTGGCGGGCTATCGTACCCAGAGGATGAGATGGTTGTTTTATCTTTGGAAGGTCTTGGCTctgtttctttctctctctctttttttttctgatgaaaAAAGACTGGATTTTTCTTAATAGAGATTTGATTTCCCTTTATTCGAATGCAGGAAGATAGGTTTTGTCAAGTCTTGGAGGTGTACTCTGTCTGTCTCGTGCTGATTACAATGAGGGATGGAGATTCCGGTTATGGAATCTCCGAAAGTGACCTGAATCGTTGGTGAAAaagctttcctttttttttttttgttaattgggAGGTTGACACAATGGTTGTTATGGATACAAAGAGTTCAAGAGAAAGAGATGTTCTGATCGACCTGGAAAGCGGCACAAAATCTGTAATAAATGGACAGGAAGCATCCAGAGATGTTGGCTCGAGCGTCGGACAGGCTAAAAAAGTGCTGAATAGAGTATGGAGCGGTTTTGTTAGCGTTGATGGATCTATTAAGGGCGAGGAATCCGTGCATTCGGGAAATAATAAAGCCGAAGGTCCTCTTGCTAATGGAGGAACTTTTGCGGACAAGAGGTTTGGAGGTGAGAAAAAGGTGGGTCTTTTGGGGAAGAAGACAGGAGCAGAGAAGCCTAAGAAGAAGAACTGTAAAAAGCCCCCAAAACCACCCCGGCCTCCTAACTTGCCAGCGTTAGACGCGGCTGATAGGAAGCTGATCAGTGAGATATCTGAGCTTGCTACGTTGAGAAAGGCAAGGATTGAACAGATGAAAGgattgaagaagatgaagaatgcCAAATCAACATCTTCCAGCATCAACTCGGGTGCCTTGATTATCACTATTCTCTTCTGCCTCGTGATAATTTGGCAAGGTTAGCAGCACACCAAATTATGGTTGCCTCTGCATAATTTTGATCATTGCTTTTTGCTATTGTGGTTTGGCTTGGACTACTGTCATTACTTGCAATTTTGCAATATTAGTTAGGCAAGTTATAAACAATATATATTACACAACAAATTTATGTATGTGCAAACATTCTTGCACCAATCCGATATTGTGCCAAGAAAAGAATTTTCTTGAGTTACTTGTTTGTTTTTTACAATATCCTCGGTCTTACTTGTAACCTTTGTTTGCATTGTTTATTTTCCAAATGGTTGTTACACTGTTGCACCTAGAGGCATAAATTAATTTGAACAGTCGAATGCTTTTGTAGCTTTTTTACTGCTCTCTGCTTCGTATAACAACTATTTCTTCAAATGTTTATgagtaaagaaaaaaagggcTTGTGTAAACTAATAGTATCTCCAACTGCGATAATGGAAAGAAGCATTACATCTGCAATATGTTTGTCTTATGATTTGTGATGATGCTGTATTTCAAGACTATGACTGCATTCATAAAACATGCTTTAAGTGATCTAATGTCTGCATGGATAGGTAATCCACATTAGGTCTTCTACACAGTTTTGTCCTTGTAAGTTTGTTCTGCCTAGCATGTGCATAACCATCACAATGATACTTTTCATAGTTCACAATGATAAGCATATTTCAGAAGTTAGCATATAGTTCTTATAAAGATCTGGAGTTTTTAAAGTAGATCTTCCCTTTTCATTGTTATGCTTCTTCATAAAGTTATCATTAGTCTTTTCATGGTTTAATTTCCTATGTGTATTATCTAGTCATTGGCATTAGAGTACTGTTTCCTTTTAATCATTTGGCTTCTTTTATTGTTACATAATCATTTGGCTTCTTTAAAGACTTCATAAATGTTTATATAATTTCTGCATTTACTAATTATTTACTGGCTTCTAAAGTAACTCTTCCTTTTTGTCATTAAACTTCTCTGTCTCACAGGACTTTCCTAATTTTAGTTATCTAACTTTACTATGTTCTAACTGGActtttttttgggtgataagCATCATTTCTTTGGTTTTCAACCTGTTTTTTAACCCCAATTTTGGATTCATTGCCTTTAATGGA
The Phoenix dactylifera cultivar Barhee BC4 chromosome 3, palm_55x_up_171113_PBpolish2nd_filt_p, whole genome shotgun sequence DNA segment above includes these coding regions:
- the LOC103701010 gene encoding uncharacterized protein LOC103701010 isoform X1 gives rise to the protein MVVMDTKSSRERDVLIDLESGTKSVINGQEASRDVGSSVGQAKKVLNRVWSGFVSVDGSIKGEESVHSGNNKAEGPLANGGTFADKRFGGEKKVGLLGKKTGAEKPKKKNCKKPPKPPRPPNLPALDAADRKLISEISELATLRKARIEQMKGLKKMKNAKSTSSSINSGALIITILFCLVIIWQAPGLFLSGLFSRGSSTLSVLGSPESSVGTRTGLISVQFYSNGSAIGPHNSSSASPNNAEPVSGVDDHVKTIRGAG
- the LOC103701010 gene encoding uncharacterized protein LOC103701010 isoform X2; this encodes MVVMDTKSSRERDVLIDLESGTKSVINGQEASRDVGSSVGQAKKVLNRVWSGFVSVDGSIKGEESVHSGNNKAEGPLANGGTFADKRFGGEKKVGLLGKKTGAEKPKKKNCKKPPKPPRPPNLPALDAADRKLISEISELATLRKARIEQMKGLKKMKNAKSTSSSINSGALIITILFCLVIIWQGLFSRGSSTLSVLGSPESSVGTRTGLISVQFYSNGSAIGPHNSSSASPNNAEPVSGVDDHVKTIRGAG